In one Bacteroidia bacterium genomic region, the following are encoded:
- a CDS encoding dihydrofolate reductase, whose translation MKISLIAAMSTNRVIGKDNDLVWHMPADLKFFKKTTIGHHILMGRKTFESFGKALPGRTNLVLTGQRDVEIPGATVVHSMEDAISLAQAAGEEELFIGGGAKVYEESLSIADRIYLTLIHHTFEGHAFFPVFDVSEWKEVSREDHAPDEKNPYAYSFLLLERK comes from the coding sequence ATGAAAATATCACTGATAGCAGCCATGAGTACCAACCGGGTCATAGGAAAGGACAATGATCTGGTCTGGCACATGCCCGCAGATCTGAAGTTTTTCAAAAAAACCACGATTGGCCATCATATCCTTATGGGGCGAAAAACCTTCGAATCTTTTGGAAAGGCCTTGCCGGGCCGCACCAATCTGGTACTTACCGGTCAGCGTGATGTTGAGATTCCCGGGGCTACTGTAGTTCATTCAATGGAAGATGCCATATCCCTGGCCCAGGCAGCCGGAGAGGAGGAGCTTTTTATTGGAGGCGGAGCCAAAGTGTATGAAGAATCGCTATCCATAGCTGATCGAATTTATCTCACGCTGATCCATCATACTTTTGAAGGACATGCTTTTTTCCCGGTGTTTGATGTGTCGGAATGGAAAGAGGTGAGCAGAGAGGATCATGCTCCTGATGAGAAAAACCCGTATGCGTATTCTTTTCTGCTGTTAGAGCGGAAATAG
- a CDS encoding thymidylate synthase codes for MKNYLNLLSEVMNTGIEKNDRTGTGTRSVFGRQLRFDLSEGFPLVTTKKVHLKSIIYELLWFLKGDTNTAYLKTHNVRIWDEWASESGDLGPVYGAQWRSWPATDGRTIDQISGAVEMIRNNPDSRRIIVSAWNVGQLEEMALAPCHCLFQFYVAEGRLSCQLYQRSADLFLGVPFNIASYALLTMMMAQVCGLVPGEFVHTFGDAHIYNNHFQQVKEQLQREPRPLPEMRINSDVKNILEFEYSDFELINYNPLPRIKAPVAV; via the coding sequence ATGAAAAATTACCTGAACCTGCTGAGCGAAGTGATGAACACCGGTATTGAGAAAAATGACCGCACCGGGACCGGTACCCGCAGTGTGTTCGGACGTCAGCTTCGTTTTGACCTTTCTGAAGGGTTTCCATTGGTTACAACTAAAAAAGTACATCTGAAATCTATTATCTATGAATTGCTCTGGTTCCTTAAAGGGGATACTAATACGGCTTATTTAAAGACGCACAACGTGAGGATCTGGGACGAATGGGCCAGTGAGTCAGGCGATCTGGGCCCTGTGTATGGCGCTCAGTGGCGGTCGTGGCCGGCTACTGATGGACGTACCATTGACCAGATTTCCGGAGCAGTCGAAATGATCCGAAATAATCCAGATTCAAGAAGAATTATCGTAAGCGCCTGGAATGTAGGCCAATTGGAGGAGATGGCGCTTGCTCCCTGCCACTGCCTGTTTCAGTTCTATGTGGCGGAAGGCAGGCTTAGCTGCCAGCTCTACCAAAGAAGCGCTGATCTTTTTCTGGGTGTTCCTTTTAATATCGCTTCGTATGCTCTGCTGACAATGATGATGGCGCAGGTGTGCGGCCTGGTGCCAGGCGAGTTCGTTCATACCTTTGGGGATGCCCATATTTATAATAACCACTTTCAGCAGGTAAAGGAGCAGTTGCAGCGCGAACCCCGCCCTCTGCCGGAAATGCGAATAAATAGTGATGTGAAAAACATCCTGGAATTCGAATATTCGGATTTTGAACTTATCAATTATAATCCACTTCCACGCATTAAAGCTCCGGTGGCAGTCTGA